From the genome of Hymenobacter cellulosilyticus, one region includes:
- a CDS encoding UTP--glucose-1-phosphate uridylyltransferase — protein sequence MKIKKAVITAAARGQRLYPVADTIQKAMLPVVDVDGLHKPVIQIIAEEAFNSGIEELCVVCAPGDGPRYVAAFTSLRDNLIKTYQNIDWARQQAEKIDHLLSRLQFAEQTEALGYGHAVACAREFVNNEPFLLLLGDYLYVSDVAGKRCAAQVLELAAQQECAVAAVNPTIEHQISRYGTLTGKHVAGQAGVYQIDKIIEKPSLSTAELELQTPGLRAGYYLCFFGMHVLTPSIFPILQKQLDAGSTNVLLTPALQELAATEKYLALEVRGNRYDLSRRHGLLRAQLALGLAGEAHDETLTTMVELLAEANTRK from the coding sequence ATGAAGATCAAAAAAGCAGTTATTACTGCCGCCGCCCGCGGTCAGCGGTTGTACCCGGTGGCCGACACCATTCAGAAGGCCATGCTGCCGGTAGTAGACGTGGACGGCCTGCACAAGCCCGTCATTCAGATTATTGCCGAGGAGGCTTTTAATAGCGGCATCGAGGAGCTGTGCGTGGTGTGCGCCCCAGGCGACGGGCCGCGCTACGTAGCGGCCTTCACGTCCCTGCGCGACAACCTGATTAAAACTTACCAGAACATCGACTGGGCCCGGCAGCAGGCTGAGAAAATCGACCACCTGCTCAGTCGCCTGCAGTTTGCCGAGCAAACCGAAGCCCTGGGCTACGGACACGCGGTGGCCTGCGCCCGGGAGTTTGTGAACAATGAGCCTTTCCTGCTCCTGCTCGGCGACTACCTCTACGTATCCGACGTGGCGGGCAAGCGCTGCGCGGCCCAGGTACTGGAGCTAGCCGCCCAGCAAGAATGCGCCGTAGCCGCCGTGAATCCTACCATTGAGCACCAGATCAGCCGCTACGGTACGCTCACGGGCAAGCACGTGGCGGGCCAGGCGGGCGTGTACCAGATTGACAAAATCATCGAAAAGCCTTCGTTGAGCACCGCCGAGCTGGAACTGCAAACCCCCGGCCTGCGGGCCGGCTACTACCTCTGCTTCTTCGGCATGCACGTGCTAACACCCAGCATCTTCCCGATTCTGCAAAAGCAGCTGGATGCCGGCTCGACCAACGTGCTGCTGACGCCCGCTTTGCAGGAGCTGGCCGCTACCGAGAAGTACCTGGCCCTGGAAGTGCGCGGCAACCGCTACGACCTGAGCCGCCGCCACGGTCTGCTGCGTGCCCAGCTGGCCCTGGGCCTGGCCGGCGAGGCCCACGACGAAACCCTGACGACCATGGTCGAACTGCTGGCCGAAGCCAATACCCGCAAGTAG
- a CDS encoding Imm50 family immunity protein, whose translation MLDLASAQPKHLYRFVTDITVTMARVENPAVSRIIGHEIIRAHFGYWPTFHDAEITKAAFEANPGHWPSVRFTIAAFEMTAEVDAKGYYQQAKHCTIELLFEGVREIEFEGFSHQNVILSLEFEQNESQIHCTLDSSAGLDAFIVAQQVSVLSLTPTKR comes from the coding sequence ATGCTTGATCTGGCGTCTGCGCAGCCGAAGCATCTCTACCGCTTCGTTACAGACATTACCGTTACTATGGCCAGAGTTGAAAATCCTGCGGTTAGCCGAATAATCGGCCACGAGATTATTCGAGCACATTTCGGCTACTGGCCAACTTTCCATGATGCTGAAATCACAAAAGCAGCCTTTGAGGCTAATCCTGGCCACTGGCCTTCGGTAAGGTTTACAATAGCTGCCTTTGAGATGACAGCCGAGGTCGACGCAAAAGGGTATTATCAGCAAGCCAAGCATTGTACCATAGAGCTCTTGTTCGAGGGTGTTCGAGAAATAGAATTTGAAGGCTTCAGTCACCAAAACGTCATTCTCAGCTTAGAATTTGAGCAAAATGAAAGTCAGATTCACTGCACCCTCGATTCCTCCGCTGGCTTGGATGCATTCATTGTGGCTCAACAAGTCTCGGTGCTAAGCTTAACTCCGACGAAGCGGTAG
- the argH gene encoding argininosuccinate lyase — protein MKIWDKGIAVDKKIEQFTVGKDRELDMYLAQFDVQASQAQATMLAQAGLISAEENEQLQQGLGELAAQIAAGSFTIEEEFEDVHSKIEYYLTEKFGDAGKKIHTARSRNDQVLTAIQLFLKDYTERVAGKTLELVNVLLQKAAAHQADLMPGYTHFQAAMPSSFGLWFSAYAEHLLLDLALFEAAYTVADQNPLGSGAGFGSSFSIDRQLTTTQMGFGNVAVSSVGAQMLRGKTEKTVAFAVAGMAATLAKMAYDLVMYNSQDLAFVELPKEFTTGSSIMPHKKNPDVFELIRARCNSLQALPNTITLTISNLPSGYHRDFQILKELLFEPLTQFLDILDIVNFALPQLKIKPDLLNKAKYDATFTVENINQLIQSGTPFRTAYKQVGLAVEDGSYAPHKEFQTTHLGSIHNLGLEEIRAKVERLKQGSKLF, from the coding sequence ATGAAGATTTGGGACAAGGGCATTGCCGTTGATAAGAAGATTGAGCAGTTCACCGTGGGCAAAGACCGGGAGCTGGATATGTACCTGGCGCAGTTCGACGTGCAGGCCTCCCAGGCCCAGGCCACGATGCTGGCCCAGGCCGGCCTGATTTCGGCCGAGGAAAACGAGCAGCTCCAGCAGGGCTTGGGGGAACTAGCCGCGCAGATTGCCGCCGGCAGCTTCACCATCGAGGAAGAATTCGAGGATGTGCACTCCAAGATTGAGTACTACCTGACCGAGAAGTTCGGCGACGCAGGCAAGAAAATCCACACCGCCCGCTCCCGCAACGACCAGGTGCTTACCGCCATTCAGCTGTTTCTGAAAGACTATACCGAGCGGGTAGCCGGCAAAACGCTGGAGCTGGTAAACGTGCTGCTGCAAAAGGCCGCTGCCCACCAGGCCGACCTGATGCCGGGCTACACCCACTTCCAAGCGGCTATGCCCAGCTCCTTTGGGCTGTGGTTTTCAGCCTACGCCGAGCATCTGCTGCTGGATCTGGCCTTGTTCGAAGCCGCCTACACCGTAGCCGACCAAAACCCCCTGGGCTCGGGCGCGGGCTTCGGCTCCTCCTTCTCCATCGACCGGCAGCTGACGACCACGCAAATGGGCTTCGGCAACGTGGCCGTGAGCAGCGTGGGCGCCCAGATGCTGCGCGGCAAAACCGAGAAGACCGTGGCCTTTGCCGTGGCCGGCATGGCCGCTACGCTGGCCAAAATGGCCTACGACCTAGTGATGTATAACTCCCAAGACCTGGCTTTTGTGGAACTGCCTAAGGAGTTTACGACCGGCTCCAGCATCATGCCCCACAAGAAAAACCCGGACGTGTTTGAGCTTATCCGGGCGCGGTGCAACTCGTTGCAGGCCCTGCCCAACACGATTACGCTCACCATCAGCAACCTGCCCAGCGGCTACCACCGCGACTTTCAGATTCTGAAGGAGTTGCTGTTTGAGCCGCTCACCCAGTTTCTGGACATTCTGGACATCGTGAACTTTGCCTTGCCCCAGCTCAAAATCAAGCCCGACTTGCTCAACAAGGCGAAGTACGACGCAACCTTCACGGTGGAAAACATCAACCAGCTCATTCAAAGCGGCACGCCCTTCCGCACGGCCTACAAACAAGTGGGCCTAGCGGTGGAAGACGGCTCCTACGCGCCACACAAGGAATTTCAGACCACGCACCTGGGCAGCATCCACAACCTGGGGCTGGAGGAAATCCGGGCGAAGGTGGAGCGGCTGAAGCAAGGCAGCAAGCTGTTTTAA
- a CDS encoding VOC family protein: protein MQKITTFLTFHDQAEEAAKLYISLFPDSAIRSITRYPEGTSVAAGSVMTVEFTLAGQKYVALNGGPHFTFTTGISLSVSCQDQAEIDALWSQLTANGGEPGQCGWLKDPFGLSWQITPANMAQLLRSDDPAQMQRKMAAMMQMGKIDIATLQQA from the coding sequence ATGCAAAAGATTACCACTTTTCTCACCTTCCACGACCAGGCCGAGGAAGCCGCGAAACTCTACATCAGTCTGTTCCCGGATTCTGCCATCCGCAGCATCACCCGCTACCCGGAAGGTACTTCCGTGGCGGCTGGCAGCGTCATGACGGTCGAATTTACCCTGGCCGGGCAAAAGTACGTGGCCCTGAATGGCGGACCGCACTTCACCTTCACTACCGGCATTTCCTTGTCGGTAAGCTGCCAGGATCAGGCGGAAATTGATGCCCTGTGGAGCCAGCTGACGGCCAACGGCGGGGAACCGGGCCAGTGCGGCTGGCTGAAAGACCCGTTTGGCCTGTCCTGGCAAATAACGCCGGCCAACATGGCCCAGCTCCTACGCAGCGACGACCCGGCCCAAATGCAGCGTAAAATGGCCGCCATGATGCAAATGGGCAAGATTGACATTGCCACCCTGCAACAGGCCTAA